In Myxococcus stipitatus, the sequence GCTGTCGTTCTCCTTCATGGAGATGAAGGTGAACGCGCTGCGCAGCTACGCGGCCCACCGGACGTCGTGCCTGCTGGATGGACACGAGGAGCTGGAGCCCCTCATCGACTCGGCCGAGCGGCGACACCGGCTTCCCCCCGGGCTGCTGCACGCGCTGGTGCAGGTGGAGTCGGAGGGGCGCGTGCACCGGATTTCTCCCGCGGGAGCGATGGGGCCGGGGCAGCTCATGCCGACCACGGCGGCGATGCTGGGCGTGAAGGACCCGTTCGACCCGGAGCCCGCGCTGGACGCGAGCGCGCGCTACCTCGCGGAGCAGTTGCGCCGCTTCCGTGACGTGCGGCTCGCGGTGGCCGCGTACAACGCGGGCCCTGGCGCGGTGAACGGGCGCGTGCCTCGGAATGGCGAGACGGAGTACTACGTGCCGAAGGTGCTCGCGGCCTGGGAGCGCACGCGCCCGCCGCCGCCGCGTCCGGCACCCGCGCGCCCCGTGCTGGCGAGCGTCGCGAAGCCCACGGCTCCCGCGCGGGTCTCGGGGGGCGAGGTGGCGGAGGGGAAGCAGACCAGGCCCGAGAGGTCCACGGTCCGCGCCAAGCCTTCCGGGCCGGCGCGGCATGGTCCGGCGGCGCCCGCTCGGTCGGCCACGGCCCCGAAGTCCTCGACGCCAGTCCGACCCGTCGCCGTGGCCTCGCGACCGGCCAACGCCCAGGTGAAGTCTCCCCCGCGTCCCACGAGCAGCAGGGGCTCGGGCAAGGCGGGTGGAACTACGAGCGCCCGATCGAGCACGGCCTCCTCCTCTGATAGAGCCAAGTCGACGCCTCCAGCGCGGCCGGCCCCCACGGGCTCCCCGGCCACGCCTCCGAGCGCGAGCGCCCGTTCGGCGGCGACACCAAGCTCCGGTCGGGTCACGCCCGGGGCCTAATCTCAATGCCAGTCAGTTAGGGCGAGGGCGCTTCATCCACTTCTTGTCGTAGTTGCTCATCTTGACCTCTACGACACGGTAACCGACCGACGGCGGGCGTCCTGAGTTGAGC encodes:
- a CDS encoding lytic transglycosylase domain-containing protein gives rise to the protein MARKRAQGGFSIPWWAWLGVALLVPVVLLNAAISWLGDTQVSPLSFSFMEMKVNALRSYAAHRTSCLLDGHEELEPLIDSAERRHRLPPGLLHALVQVESEGRVHRISPAGAMGPGQLMPTTAAMLGVKDPFDPEPALDASARYLAEQLRRFRDVRLAVAAYNAGPGAVNGRVPRNGETEYYVPKVLAAWERTRPPPPRPAPARPVLASVAKPTAPARVSGGEVAEGKQTRPERSTVRAKPSGPARHGPAAPARSATAPKSSTPVRPVAVASRPANAQVKSPPRPTSSRGSGKAGGTTSARSSTASSSDRAKSTPPARPAPTGSPATPPSASARSAATPSSGRVTPGA